The Vidua macroura isolate BioBank_ID:100142 chromosome 11, ASM2450914v1, whole genome shotgun sequence genome includes a region encoding these proteins:
- the SALL1 gene encoding sal-like protein 1 isoform X2, whose product MNDTVNNTDQVDCSDLSEHNKLDREESMDVEASSINNSSSSSKSVNNSITSSNSSTMGTSAVTTSLPHLGDLTTLGNFSVINSNVIIENLQSTKVAVAQFSQEARCNGASSTKLAVPALMEQLLALQQQQIHQLQLIEQIRHQILLLATQNTDMPTSSSPSQGTLRTSANPLSTLSSHLSQQLAAAAGLAQSLASQSASISGVKQLPPIQLPQSNPGNTLIPSNSGSSPNINILAAAVTTPSSEKVASTIGGSQLTNPPVSASSSPAFAISSLLSPASNPLLPQPTPSNSVFSSPLSNIGTPAEDLNSLTALAQQRKSKPPNVTAFEAKSNSDEAFFKHKCRFCAKVFGSDSALQIHLRSHTGERPFKCNICGNRFSTKGNLKVHFQRHKEKYPHIQMNPYPVPEHLDNIPTSTGIPYGMSIPPEKPVTSWLDSKPVLSTLTTSVGLPLPPTIPSLTPFIKTEEPQPIPISHPSASPPCSVKSDSGTADPTSKISNGLSDEVEAGALPTSNGKTEENPQNTSTMTNMSSSVSSPAADSGSSGVATFTNPLMPLMSEQFKAKFPFGGLLDSTPASETSKLQQLVENIDKKATDPNECIICHRVLSCQSALKMHYRTHTGERPFKCKICGRAFTTKGNLKTHYSVHRAMPPLRVQHSCPICQKKFTNAVVLQQHIRMHMGGQIPNTPVTENYPESMESDTGSFDDKNFDDIDNFSDENMEDCPDSSVPDTPKSVDASQDSLSSSPLPLEMSSIAALENQMKMINAGLAEQLQASLKSVENGSVEGDVLTNDSSSVGGDMESQSAGSPAVSESTSSMQALSPSNSTNDYHKSPSIEEKPLRALPSEFANGLSPTPANSGALDLTSSNTDKMIKEESLSMLFPFRDRGKFKNTACDICGKTFACQSALDIHYRSHTKERPFICTVCNRGFSTKGNLKQHMLTHQMRDLPSQLFEPNSSIGPSQNSSVMPASTLSSLIKTEVNGFVHGSPQDSKEAPSSLVASGPLSSATSPVLLPALPRRTPKQHYCNTCGKTFSSSSALQIHERTHTGEKPFACTICGRAFTTKGNLKVHMGTHMWNSTPARRGRRLSVDGPMTFLGGNPVKFPEMFQKDLAARSGNGDPSSFWNQYAAALSNGLAMKTNEISVIQNGGIPPAPGGLGNGGSSPISGLTGSLEKLQNSEPNAPLAGLEKMVYSL is encoded by the exons ATGAATGACACAGTTAATAACACAGATCAAGTAGACTGCAGTGACCTTTCAGAGCATAACAAACTTGACAGGGAAGAATCCATGGATGTGGAGGCTTCCAGCATTAACAATAGCAGTAGCAGTTCCAAGAGTGTCAACAATAGTATTACAAGCAGTAACAGCTCCACAATGGGTACCTCAGCTGTAACAACCTCTCTACCTCACTTAGGGGATCTGACAACACTAGGCAACTTTTCAGTGATAAATAGTAATGTAATAATTGAAAACCTGCAGAGTACTAAAGTGGCAGTAGCACAGTTCTCACAGGAGGCGAGATGTAACGGGGCATCGAGCACTAAACTCGCTGTCCCTGCCCTGATGGAGCAACTGTTGgcattgcagcagcagcagatccatCAGTTGCAACTGATTGAACAAATTCGTCACCAAATATTATTGTTGGCTACCCAAAATACAGACATGCCAACATCTTCTAGCCCTTCTCAAGGTACTTTACGAACATCTGCCAACCCCTTGTCCACATTAAGTTCCCATTTATCccagcagctggctgcagcagctggattaGCACAAAGCCTTGCTAGTCAATCTGCCAGCATCAGTGGTGTGAAACAGCTACCCCCTATACAGCTACCTCAGAGCAACCCTGGCAACACTCTAATTCCATCCAATAGTGGCTCTTCTCCAAATATTAACATATTGGCAGCAGCAGTTACAACACCGTCCTCAGAAAAAGTGGCTTCAACTATTGGTGGCTCACAGCTCACCAACCCACCAGTATCAGCATCATCTTCACCAGCTTTTGCAATAAGCAGTTTATTAAGTCCTGCATCTAATCCACTTCTACCTCAGCCCACCCCTAGTAACTCTGTTTTCTCCAGTCCCTTGTCCAATATTGGAACACCTGCAGAGGATTTAAACTCCTTGACTGCCTTggcacagcaaagaaaaagcaagccACCAAATGTAACTGCATTTGAAGCAAAAAGTAATTCAGATGAGGCATTCTTTAAGCATAAATGCAGGTTCTGTGCTAAAGTGTTTGGGAGTGACAGTGCCTTGCAGATTCATTTGCGTTCTCACACTGGCGAGAGGCCATTTAAATGCAACATATGTGGAAACAGGTTCTCCACAAAGGGAAACTTAAAAGTCCACTTTCAGCgtcacaaagaaaaataccctcATATTCAAATGAATCCATACCCAGTGCCAgagcatttggacaatattCCTACAAGCACGGGTATTCCTTATGGGATGTCTATACCGCCAGAGAAACCTGTCACGAGCTGGCTGGACAGCAAGCCGGTCCTCTCCACCCTAACAACTTCTGTTGGCCTGCCACTCCCACCAACAATTCCAAGCTTGACCCCATTCATCAAAACTGAGGAGCCTCAGCCGATTCCCATTAGCCATCCTTCTGCTagccctccctgctctgtcaaGAGTGACTCGGGAACAGCTGATCCCACATCAAAAATTTCCAATGGACTTTCTGATGAGGTAGAGGCTGGTGCATTGCCTACCTCAAATGGCAAAACGGAAGAAAACCCTCAAAACACAAGCACCATGACTAACATGAGCAGCTCCGTGAGCTCCCCGGCAGCAGACTCGGGCTCCAGCGGTGTCGCCACTTTTACAAATCCACTGATGCCTCTTATGTCAGAGCAATTTAAGGCAAAGTTTCCATTTGGAGGACTATTGGATTCAACGCCAGCATCTGAAACATCAAAATTGCAGCAGCTTGTAGAAAACATTGACAAAAAGGCAACTGATCCTAACGAGTGCATCATTTGCCATCGAGTTCTCAGTTGCCAGAGTGCACTGAAAATGCATTATCGCACCCATACTGGAGAGAGGCCATTCAAATGTAAAATCTGTGGTCGTGCTTTCACTACTAAGGGCAACTTAAAGACTCACTACAGTGTCCATCGTGCCATGCCCCCGCTGAGAGTGCAACATTCTTGCCCAATCTGCCAGAAAAAATTCACCAATGCCGTTGTGCTACAGCAGCACATCCGAATGCACATGGGAGGGCAGATCCCCAACACCCCGGTGACAGAAAACTATCCTGAGTCAATGGAATCGGATACGGGATCTTTTGATGATAAGAATTTTGATGATATAGACAACTTCTCAGATGAGAATATGGAAGACTGCCCTGACAGCAGCGTGCCAGATACACCTAAATCTGTGGATGCATCACAAGACAGCTTGTCTtcttcccctctgcccctggAAATGTCAAGTATTGCTGCTCTGGAAAATCAGATGAAGATGATCAATGCCGGCCTTGCTGAACAACTTCAGGCAAGCCTGAAGTCAGTAGAAAATGGGTCAGTGGAAGGGGACGTTTTAACTAACGATTCGTCATCTGTCGGTGGTGATATGGAAAGCCAAAGTGCTGGAAGCCCTGCTGTCTCAGAGTCTACCTCTTCCatgcaggccttgtccccatccAACAGCACTAATGATTACCACAAGTCACCAAGTATTGAAGAGAAACCATTAAGAGCTTTACCAAGTGAGTTTGCCAACGGTTTGTCTCCAACCCCTGCTAACAGTGGTGCTTTGGACTTGACGTCTAGTAACACTGATAAAATGATTAAAGAAGAGTCCCTGAGTATGCTCTTTCCTTTCAGAGATAGAGGTAAATTTAAAAACACTGCATGTGACATTTGTGGCAAAACATTTGCTTGTCAGAGTGCCTTGGACATTCATTACAGAAGTCATACCAAAGAGAGACCATTTATTTGCACAGTTTGCAATCGTGGCTTTTCCACAAAGGGTAATTTGAAGCAGCATATGTTGACACATCAGATGCGAGATCTACCATCACAGCTTTTTGAGCCCAACTCCAGTATCGGCCCCAGTCAGAACTCTTCGGTGATGCCCGCTAGCACTCTGTCATCGCTCATAAAGACCGAGGTTAACGGCTTTGTGCATGGCTCTCCTCAGGACAGCAAAGAAGCACCCTCCAGTCTAGTTGCTTCAGGGCCACTGTCCTCTGCCAcgtcccctgtgctgctccctgctctccccagaaGAACTCCAAAACAGCACTACTGCAATACATgtgggaaaacattttcttcttccagtgctctgcagaTCCATGAAAGGACGCACACTGGTGAGAAACCTTTTGCCTGCACTATATGTGGAAGAGCATTCACAACAAAAGGCAATCTGAAG gttCACATGGGCACTCACATGTGGAACAGTACTCCTGCAAGACGAGGCAGACGACTTTCTGTAGATGGCCCTATGACATTCCTAGGAGGCAATCCTGTAAAGTTCCCAGAAATGTTTCAGAAGGATTTGGCTGCACGGTCAGGGAATGGAGACCCGTCCAGCTTTTGGAACCAGTATGCAGCTGCACTCTCCAATGGCTTGGCCATGAAGACCAACGAGATCTCCGTCATCCAGAATGGGGGCATCCCTCCAGCACCAGGGGGCCTGGGCAACGGTGGCAGCTCTCCCATCAGTGGCTTGACAGGAAGCCTGGAGAAGCTCCAGAATTCAGAACCCAACGCACCTCTAGCTGGTCTGGAGAAAATG GTATATTCATTATAG
- the SALL1 gene encoding sal-like protein 1 isoform X1, translated as MSRRKQAKPQHFQSDPDLALLSQRNGDTEKGQANRTTKNKDAHVCGRCCAEFFELSDLLQHKKNCTKNQLVLIVNENPASPSETFPPSSPSDNPDEQMNDTVNNTDQVDCSDLSEHNKLDREESMDVEASSINNSSSSSKSVNNSITSSNSSTMGTSAVTTSLPHLGDLTTLGNFSVINSNVIIENLQSTKVAVAQFSQEARCNGASSTKLAVPALMEQLLALQQQQIHQLQLIEQIRHQILLLATQNTDMPTSSSPSQGTLRTSANPLSTLSSHLSQQLAAAAGLAQSLASQSASISGVKQLPPIQLPQSNPGNTLIPSNSGSSPNINILAAAVTTPSSEKVASTIGGSQLTNPPVSASSSPAFAISSLLSPASNPLLPQPTPSNSVFSSPLSNIGTPAEDLNSLTALAQQRKSKPPNVTAFEAKSNSDEAFFKHKCRFCAKVFGSDSALQIHLRSHTGERPFKCNICGNRFSTKGNLKVHFQRHKEKYPHIQMNPYPVPEHLDNIPTSTGIPYGMSIPPEKPVTSWLDSKPVLSTLTTSVGLPLPPTIPSLTPFIKTEEPQPIPISHPSASPPCSVKSDSGTADPTSKISNGLSDEVEAGALPTSNGKTEENPQNTSTMTNMSSSVSSPAADSGSSGVATFTNPLMPLMSEQFKAKFPFGGLLDSTPASETSKLQQLVENIDKKATDPNECIICHRVLSCQSALKMHYRTHTGERPFKCKICGRAFTTKGNLKTHYSVHRAMPPLRVQHSCPICQKKFTNAVVLQQHIRMHMGGQIPNTPVTENYPESMESDTGSFDDKNFDDIDNFSDENMEDCPDSSVPDTPKSVDASQDSLSSSPLPLEMSSIAALENQMKMINAGLAEQLQASLKSVENGSVEGDVLTNDSSSVGGDMESQSAGSPAVSESTSSMQALSPSNSTNDYHKSPSIEEKPLRALPSEFANGLSPTPANSGALDLTSSNTDKMIKEESLSMLFPFRDRGKFKNTACDICGKTFACQSALDIHYRSHTKERPFICTVCNRGFSTKGNLKQHMLTHQMRDLPSQLFEPNSSIGPSQNSSVMPASTLSSLIKTEVNGFVHGSPQDSKEAPSSLVASGPLSSATSPVLLPALPRRTPKQHYCNTCGKTFSSSSALQIHERTHTGEKPFACTICGRAFTTKGNLKVHMGTHMWNSTPARRGRRLSVDGPMTFLGGNPVKFPEMFQKDLAARSGNGDPSSFWNQYAAALSNGLAMKTNEISVIQNGGIPPAPGGLGNGGSSPISGLTGSLEKLQNSEPNAPLAGLEKMASNENGTNFRFTRFVEDNKEIVTN; from the exons GAGACACAGAAAAGGGTCAAGCAAATCGAACCACTAAGAACAAGGACGCCCATGTCTGTGGCAGGTGCTGTGCTGAGTTCTTTGAATTATCAGATCTCCTGCAACACAAGAAGAATTGTACTAAAAATCAATTAGTTTTAATTGTGAATGAAAATCCAGCTTCTCCTTCTGAAACCTTCCCTCCTAGTTCCCCTTCTGATAATCCTGATGAACAGATGAATGACACAGTTAATAACACAGATCAAGTAGACTGCAGTGACCTTTCAGAGCATAACAAACTTGACAGGGAAGAATCCATGGATGTGGAGGCTTCCAGCATTAACAATAGCAGTAGCAGTTCCAAGAGTGTCAACAATAGTATTACAAGCAGTAACAGCTCCACAATGGGTACCTCAGCTGTAACAACCTCTCTACCTCACTTAGGGGATCTGACAACACTAGGCAACTTTTCAGTGATAAATAGTAATGTAATAATTGAAAACCTGCAGAGTACTAAAGTGGCAGTAGCACAGTTCTCACAGGAGGCGAGATGTAACGGGGCATCGAGCACTAAACTCGCTGTCCCTGCCCTGATGGAGCAACTGTTGgcattgcagcagcagcagatccatCAGTTGCAACTGATTGAACAAATTCGTCACCAAATATTATTGTTGGCTACCCAAAATACAGACATGCCAACATCTTCTAGCCCTTCTCAAGGTACTTTACGAACATCTGCCAACCCCTTGTCCACATTAAGTTCCCATTTATCccagcagctggctgcagcagctggattaGCACAAAGCCTTGCTAGTCAATCTGCCAGCATCAGTGGTGTGAAACAGCTACCCCCTATACAGCTACCTCAGAGCAACCCTGGCAACACTCTAATTCCATCCAATAGTGGCTCTTCTCCAAATATTAACATATTGGCAGCAGCAGTTACAACACCGTCCTCAGAAAAAGTGGCTTCAACTATTGGTGGCTCACAGCTCACCAACCCACCAGTATCAGCATCATCTTCACCAGCTTTTGCAATAAGCAGTTTATTAAGTCCTGCATCTAATCCACTTCTACCTCAGCCCACCCCTAGTAACTCTGTTTTCTCCAGTCCCTTGTCCAATATTGGAACACCTGCAGAGGATTTAAACTCCTTGACTGCCTTggcacagcaaagaaaaagcaagccACCAAATGTAACTGCATTTGAAGCAAAAAGTAATTCAGATGAGGCATTCTTTAAGCATAAATGCAGGTTCTGTGCTAAAGTGTTTGGGAGTGACAGTGCCTTGCAGATTCATTTGCGTTCTCACACTGGCGAGAGGCCATTTAAATGCAACATATGTGGAAACAGGTTCTCCACAAAGGGAAACTTAAAAGTCCACTTTCAGCgtcacaaagaaaaataccctcATATTCAAATGAATCCATACCCAGTGCCAgagcatttggacaatattCCTACAAGCACGGGTATTCCTTATGGGATGTCTATACCGCCAGAGAAACCTGTCACGAGCTGGCTGGACAGCAAGCCGGTCCTCTCCACCCTAACAACTTCTGTTGGCCTGCCACTCCCACCAACAATTCCAAGCTTGACCCCATTCATCAAAACTGAGGAGCCTCAGCCGATTCCCATTAGCCATCCTTCTGCTagccctccctgctctgtcaaGAGTGACTCGGGAACAGCTGATCCCACATCAAAAATTTCCAATGGACTTTCTGATGAGGTAGAGGCTGGTGCATTGCCTACCTCAAATGGCAAAACGGAAGAAAACCCTCAAAACACAAGCACCATGACTAACATGAGCAGCTCCGTGAGCTCCCCGGCAGCAGACTCGGGCTCCAGCGGTGTCGCCACTTTTACAAATCCACTGATGCCTCTTATGTCAGAGCAATTTAAGGCAAAGTTTCCATTTGGAGGACTATTGGATTCAACGCCAGCATCTGAAACATCAAAATTGCAGCAGCTTGTAGAAAACATTGACAAAAAGGCAACTGATCCTAACGAGTGCATCATTTGCCATCGAGTTCTCAGTTGCCAGAGTGCACTGAAAATGCATTATCGCACCCATACTGGAGAGAGGCCATTCAAATGTAAAATCTGTGGTCGTGCTTTCACTACTAAGGGCAACTTAAAGACTCACTACAGTGTCCATCGTGCCATGCCCCCGCTGAGAGTGCAACATTCTTGCCCAATCTGCCAGAAAAAATTCACCAATGCCGTTGTGCTACAGCAGCACATCCGAATGCACATGGGAGGGCAGATCCCCAACACCCCGGTGACAGAAAACTATCCTGAGTCAATGGAATCGGATACGGGATCTTTTGATGATAAGAATTTTGATGATATAGACAACTTCTCAGATGAGAATATGGAAGACTGCCCTGACAGCAGCGTGCCAGATACACCTAAATCTGTGGATGCATCACAAGACAGCTTGTCTtcttcccctctgcccctggAAATGTCAAGTATTGCTGCTCTGGAAAATCAGATGAAGATGATCAATGCCGGCCTTGCTGAACAACTTCAGGCAAGCCTGAAGTCAGTAGAAAATGGGTCAGTGGAAGGGGACGTTTTAACTAACGATTCGTCATCTGTCGGTGGTGATATGGAAAGCCAAAGTGCTGGAAGCCCTGCTGTCTCAGAGTCTACCTCTTCCatgcaggccttgtccccatccAACAGCACTAATGATTACCACAAGTCACCAAGTATTGAAGAGAAACCATTAAGAGCTTTACCAAGTGAGTTTGCCAACGGTTTGTCTCCAACCCCTGCTAACAGTGGTGCTTTGGACTTGACGTCTAGTAACACTGATAAAATGATTAAAGAAGAGTCCCTGAGTATGCTCTTTCCTTTCAGAGATAGAGGTAAATTTAAAAACACTGCATGTGACATTTGTGGCAAAACATTTGCTTGTCAGAGTGCCTTGGACATTCATTACAGAAGTCATACCAAAGAGAGACCATTTATTTGCACAGTTTGCAATCGTGGCTTTTCCACAAAGGGTAATTTGAAGCAGCATATGTTGACACATCAGATGCGAGATCTACCATCACAGCTTTTTGAGCCCAACTCCAGTATCGGCCCCAGTCAGAACTCTTCGGTGATGCCCGCTAGCACTCTGTCATCGCTCATAAAGACCGAGGTTAACGGCTTTGTGCATGGCTCTCCTCAGGACAGCAAAGAAGCACCCTCCAGTCTAGTTGCTTCAGGGCCACTGTCCTCTGCCAcgtcccctgtgctgctccctgctctccccagaaGAACTCCAAAACAGCACTACTGCAATACATgtgggaaaacattttcttcttccagtgctctgcagaTCCATGAAAGGACGCACACTGGTGAGAAACCTTTTGCCTGCACTATATGTGGAAGAGCATTCACAACAAAAGGCAATCTGAAG gttCACATGGGCACTCACATGTGGAACAGTACTCCTGCAAGACGAGGCAGACGACTTTCTGTAGATGGCCCTATGACATTCCTAGGAGGCAATCCTGTAAAGTTCCCAGAAATGTTTCAGAAGGATTTGGCTGCACGGTCAGGGAATGGAGACCCGTCCAGCTTTTGGAACCAGTATGCAGCTGCACTCTCCAATGGCTTGGCCATGAAGACCAACGAGATCTCCGTCATCCAGAATGGGGGCATCCCTCCAGCACCAGGGGGCCTGGGCAACGGTGGCAGCTCTCCCATCAGTGGCTTGACAGGAAGCCTGGAGAAGCTCCAGAATTCAGAACCCAACGCACCTCTAGCTGGTCTGGAGAAAATGGCAAGCAATGAAAATGGGACTAACTTCCGTTTCACACGTTTCGTGGAAGACAACAAAGAAATTGTaacaaattag